From Theileria orientalis strain Shintoku DNA, chromosome 4, complete genome, the proteins below share one genomic window:
- a CDS encoding 26S protease regulatory subunit gives MGSFPRQQGRTTTSESCPPSTGSS, from the exons ATGGGATCGTTTCCTCGACAGCAGGGTCGAACTACTACGTCCGAATCCTGTCCACCATCAACAG GGAGCTCCTGA
- a CDS encoding uncharacterized protein (protein of unknown function DUF529 repeat containing protein) yields MNFHNTLIWSFIYLNIYIENIVESTDNSPVSSSGSDGSNLSTAPPSNVSTDDVDISTVDTSGFGIGWNRSVSLMDSNYTGLSRSLSTTIPDLSKLGSDYGEDDDMVIIDSSDVSSGGSSSNNQCIPIESCTSNSLPPQKSNKISVYNDSSLLSMIKTLSQLHLIDFIDSLANKLITRDSEYDIVKDLHNFIAKANLSTQPILLDLTELLSSGEYKWKSIGDTVLYTAIDGYGFKLVMKNTTVLWHTNEIKDYATKIECNNKSHTVTIHKSDGNTQEIKLTTDQETSTESDTPECQQDTAIKHTTVLNINKLANCREYRWRFSNGLVTCIANEQYGFRIVRQDNNVLWHTINRNQCPKKVECDYPNRKVTIHMLDGTTFVKHFEREPEANTLITIDIQNVSSTKYYTYEKFKNYAIYQPIWPYRVKKVQNDGVILWWYRDNMHPHTINVSDKKDGKRTLVLYFESDAIEFIDPTDNSNHQDKKEHASATTSISTDNSGSEGKDFSSDDQNSDQSSLERTYSPAHQDGSNTIQPKVKLLKADTADATKNLELSNNEYSSSTNDDVVTYQIANGVNCTRLMIDDVLLWEYDQNQREGKYPKLVEYYSISKTFVIIFDEFYIVCEEEGDNWVCNITDTSGVKLFTVDPNDNAKVVELDNTQLTLIKDGFRDSYQIAQGVNCVLLKYNGVLLWQYDPNIQCALHPKSLDHDIINDILVLRFEGLGMTIVKNDQGQWVFTESGPLPVKFHVVDPNDATKTVELASNNLTVTPSGDITTFTIADNVNCTKLTYGQVLLWQHDANKHSGKHPISLNYDTRTEVLVLKFKGLDITFAKNQQGVWIYNETGPLAIKLHVPEPNDPNNTVELDTTQFTVTESGDMTTFTIADNVDTIALTYGSVILWQHDPNKHSGKHPKSLVYTRSTETLVLKFEGIDVTFAKNNEGVWEYTETDTSASSVVSTSGSDDKSADETSVLQPSIEITSSIPQEQQQEQQLDNKEETAKPQDETKPVSSPESTLVSPSEPETTSVTQPTPEITSSISQDQQLVEEQQEQV; encoded by the coding sequence ATGAACTTCCATAACACACTAATATGGTCgttcatatatttaaatatttatatagaGAATATAGTGGAATCCACTGATAATTCGCCCGTTTCTAGTTCTGGCTCTGATGGCAGCAATTTGTCAACTGCTCCACCATCTAATGTCTCAACAGACGATGTGGATATTAGTACAGTAGATACCAGTGGATTTGGAATCGGCTGGAACAGATCTGTGTCATTAATGGATTCAAATTACACAGGATTATCACGATCACTTTCAACTACTATACCTGACCTAAGTAAATTAGGTTCAGATTATGGTGAAGATGATGATATGGTCATTATAGACTCATCAGACGTTTCAAGTGGCGGAAGTAGTAGCAACAATCAGTGTATACCAATAGAATCATGTACCAGTAATTCACTTCCCCCtcaaaaatcaaataaaatatcagtGTATAATGATTCTTCACTATTGAGCATGATAAAAACTTTGAGCCAGTTGCATCTTATAGATTTCATAGATTCATTGgcaaataaattaataactcGCGACTCTGAATATGATATCGTAAAAGATTTACATAACTTTATTGCCAAAGCGAATTTAAGCACTCAGCCAATACTTCTCGACCTCACTGAACTTCTTAGCTCTGGTGAGTATAAATGGAAATCTATAGGAGATACTGTTCTTTACACGGCTATTGATGGATACGGATTCAAATTGGTTATGAAGAACACTACTGTTTTATGGCACacaaatgaaataaaggaTTACGCCACTAAAATTGAGTGCAATAACAAAAGTCACACAGTTACAATACACAAATCTGATGGAAACACACAAGAGATTAAACTCACGACTGACCAAGAAACTAGCACAGAGTCAGACACCCCTGAATGTCAACAAGATACAGCTATAAAACATACAACTGTACTCAACATCAACAAATTAGCAAATTGTAGAGAATATAGGTGGAGATTTTCTAATGGTTTAGTCACATGTATCGCAAATGAACAATACGGATTTAGAATAGTGAGACAGGATAACAATGTCTTATGGCACACTATTAATCGCAATCAATGCCCCAAAAAAGTAGAGTGTGACTACCCAAACAGAAAAGTCACTATACATATGTTAGACGGAACTACATTTGTAAAGCATTTTGAACGAGAACCAGAAGCAAATACATTGATAACAATTGATATTCAGAACGTATCAAGTACAAAATACTACACATACGagaaatttaaaaactacGCCATATATCAACCTATTTGGCCATACCGAGTAAAAAAAGTCCAAAATGATGGCGTAATATTATGGTGGTACAGAGATAATATGCACCCTCATACAATAAATGTGTCTGACAAAAAAGACGGGAAAAGGACTTTGGTTCTGTATTTTGAGTCTGATGCCATAGAATTTATTGATCCTACGGATAATAGTAATCATCAAGATAAAAAAGAACATGCTTCAGCTACTACATCAATTTCGACTGACAATTCTGGATCCGAAGGAAAAGACTTTTCATCAGATGACCAAAATAGTGACCAGTCTAGCTTAGAACGTACTTATTCACCAGCACATCAAGATGGAAGTAACACTATACAACCAAAAGTTAAACTATTAAAGGCCGATACTGCTGATGCAACCAAAAATTTGGAACTAAGCAATAATGAATATAGTTCGTCTACAAATGATGATGTGGTTACATACCAGATTGCCAACGGTGTTAATTGTACCAGATTGATGATTGACGATGTTTTATTGTGGGAATACGACCAAAACCAACGAGAAGGTAAATACCCCAAATTAGTAgaatattattcaatttcaAAAACATTTGTAATCATCTTTGACgaattttatattgtatgtgaagaggaaggtgaTAACTGGGTATGTAATATAACGGATACTTCTGGAGTTAAGTTGTTTACTGTTGATCCCAACGACAATGCCAAAGTGGTTGAACTTGATAATACGCAGTTAACCTTAATTAAAGATGGATTTAGAGATTCATACCAGATAGCACAGGGTGTTAATTGCGTCCTTCTTAAGTATAACGGTGTATTATTATGGCAGTACGATccaaatatacaatgtgCCTTACATCCCAAATCATTAGATCATGATATAATCAATGATATTTTAGTACTCAGGTTTGAAGGATTAGGTATGACTATTGTAAAGAACGATCAAGGTCAGTGGGTGTTTACTGAATCTGGACCACTACCCGTCAAATTCCATGTAGTTGATCCTAATGATGCAACCAAGACAGTCGAACTCGCTAGTAATAACCTCACAGTAACTCCAAGTGGTGATATTACTACATTCACTATCGCAGACAATGTTAATTGTACCAAATTGACGTATGGTCAAGTTTTATTATGGCAACATGATGCTAATAAACACAGTGGAAAGCATCCAATCTCTCTAAATTATGATACTCGAACTGAGGTTTTAgtacttaaatttaaggGGTTGGATATCACATTTGCAAAAAATCAGCAAGGCGTTTGGATATATAACGAAACAGGCCCTTTAGCCATCAAATTACACGTACCTGAGCCCAATGATCCTAATAACACAGTAGAACTTGATACTACCCAGTTTACAGTAACTGAAAGTGGTGATATGACCACATTCACTATAGCAGACAATGTTGATACTATCGCATTAACTTATGGATCAGTTATATTATGGCAACATGATCCTAATAAACACAGTGGAAAGCACCCTAAGTCATTAGTTTATACCAGATCCACAGAAACACTCGTACTTAAATTTGAAGGTATAGATGTGACTTTTGCAAAGAATAACGAAGGTGTATGGGAGTACACAGAGACCGATACGTCTGCTAGTAGTGTAGTCTCTACATCTGGATCAGATGACAAATCGGCAGATGAAACATCGGTTTTACAACCATCAATTGAGATAACCTCTTCAATACCTCAGGAACAGCAGCAAGAACAGCAACTGgataataaagaagaaaCTGCCAAGCCACAAGATGAAACTAAGCCGGTCTCATCACCTGAATCAACGTTAGTTTCACCATCTGAACCCGAAACAACTTCTGTAACCCAGCCAACACCTGAGATTACCTCTTCAATATCTCAGGACCAGCAACTGGTTGAGGAACAACAGGAACAAGTATAA